The window CGACGATGGCGATCCCCTAGACGATTACTGAGAGAGTCAAGGTTCTGGATAATACCATTAAACCCTCGGACTAGGCCCTTCATTCCCTCATGCGCATGCTCATCTTCTGAAAGATTTAAGAGGCCTTTCACTTTCTTATAATCCGATAGTAGATTCCCAGTCTCCTCCAGTTGCTGACCGGTGCACTGCAGGTACACCTCACCAAGTATGCCTTCGACCAGAGATCGAGCGTTTGTGATTGCGCCGTCGTAATCACCGGTTTTTAATTTATCATCACACTTTATTATCTGCTCACGAACAAAACTGGAAGAAATTCTTTTCTCGGTGGCAATCTGAATAATTTCTGTCAGTAGTCGCGCAGCGTAAACGGGTCGCCCAGAAATCATGCGCGATTCAAAAATTTCATAACCATCTCCCTCGAGATGCTGGTTAAAAATCTTTAGGAGCTTAACGACCTCCTCGGACTTTGTTCGAACAACTGGGTGCAACATCTCGCAAATAAACATCAAAAACTTATCATCAGTGCATGCGAGAAGGTTAATGCGCTTATCTGTGAATACCCAATTATCTGGCCAATCAGAGTTATGCAACCTGTGCTGAATGATTTCGGCTTCCATGATTGGGAAACGAACATCATATGAAGGCATCTCACTCAACCTATACAAACGAGACAGGAAGTCGACCTCACTAAGTCTTCCGTGCCAAGCAAAAGTCGACCCTTGAATTTCATCGATGATATCCCTTCGAGTTACTTCTGATATAGCCATAATAACCTCCGGTCTCTCTGATGCTTAAAGTCAGCGACCCTGGCGGGGCCTGGACACAAATCTAACGCTATCTTTTCCCCACCTTACGCCCTTCGTTTTTCGCATGCAAGACCGCATTCTGGGCCCCAGAACACAAAGCGCCCATACATGGGCGCTTTGTTAAATAGATGTATGTGCTCATCGCCTACACTATGCGGGGCCTGGACTCACCTTCCGCTCTCGACCTTGCCGTCGCAAGGTCTCGGCTTCAGGCTCCTGCCCTCGCGGTACCATCTGCTGATGATACATCGCTCCGGGCAATGTATGTACCCGCCGCCTACTGGCGCTGGGCACTGCGCTCCTCTTCAGTCGCTTGCTGCGGGGCCTGGACTCGAACCAAGATTTTTAGGGCCAGAACCTAACGTCCTACCATTAGACGACCCCGCAAGAATCAAACAGCCCCGAGTGTACACGAAA of the Candidatus Paceibacterota bacterium genome contains:
- a CDS encoding abortive infection family protein, whose amino-acid sequence is MAISEVTRRDIIDEIQGSTFAWHGRLSEVDFLSRLYRLSEMPSYDVRFPIMEAEIIQHRLHNSDWPDNWVFTDKRINLLACTDDKFLMFICEMLHPVVRTKSEEVVKLLKIFNQHLEGDGYEIFESRMISGRPVYAARLLTEIIQIATEKRISSSFVREQIIKCDDKLKTGDYDGAITNARSLVEGILGEVYLQCTGQQLEETGNLLSDYKKVKGLLNLSEDEHAHEGMKGLVRGFNGIIQNLDSLSNRLGDRHRRSLKPAKHQAKLVVDSAKTISDFLYSSLEFQVDQKTHLARDLLTALNSNKRFLSRKELLEDTIISGLLADSDMYLRRLIKDEIIANYNVDSYRQSDIFFAAMRILMDVLTQKDIENMYIESQTNDQMIGWGDFSEELEKERPGLFGAALANLYDNFPPET